Proteins co-encoded in one Sander vitreus isolate 19-12246 chromosome 9, sanVit1, whole genome shotgun sequence genomic window:
- the tmed5 gene encoding transmembrane emp24 domain-containing protein 5 isoform X1, producing the protein MEVVRVFLCVLSVLVALVSDRFVVLAFFSQSLDSDFTFTLSAGRKECFYQTMKKDASLEIEYQVLDGAGLDVDFFISSPSGQVLFSDYHKSDGVHTVETEDGDYMFCFDNTFSSVSEKLIFFELILDNMETDEDPDDWKEYVHGTDILDMKLEDIMDTINNVKARLGKSLQIQTVLRAFEARDRNLQESNYDRVNFWSVVNVIGMMLISAVQVYLVRSLFEDKRKIRT; encoded by the exons ATGGAGGTAGTCCGGgtatttttgtgtgtcttgTCCGTGCTTGTTGCTCTAGTCTCGGATAGGTTTGTGGTACTAGCTTTCTTCTCTCAGTCTTTGGACAGCGACTTCACGTTCACTCTATCCGCTGGTCGCAAAGAGTGTTTCTACCAGACCATGAAGAAAGATGCCTCGCTGGAGATTGAATATCAG GTATTAGATGGCGCAGGTCTCGATGTAGAtttcttcatctcctctccttctgGCCAAGTGCTGTTCAGTGACTACCACAAATCAGATGGAGTGCACAC TGTTGAGACTGAAGATGGAGACTACATGTTCTGCTTTGACAATACGTTCAGCTCCGTCTCTGAGAAGCTCATCTTCTTTGAGTTGATCCTGGACAACATGGAAACGGACGAAGACCCAGACGACTGGAAGGAGTATGTCCACGGAACAGACATCCTGGACATGAAGCTGGAAGACATTATG gACACCATCAACAACGTGAAGGCTCGGCTGGGCAAAAGTCTGCAGATCCAGACGGTGCTGCGGGCGTTTGAGGCTCGCGACAGAAACCTCCAGGAGAGTAACTATGACAGGGTGAACTTTTGGTCGGTTGTAAATGTCATTGGCATGATGTTGATATCGGCGGTTCAGGTCTATTTAGTCCGCTCACTGTTTGAAGATAAGAGGAAAATTCGTACATAA
- the tmed5 gene encoding transmembrane emp24 domain-containing protein 5 isoform X2, whose product MEVVRVFLCVLSVLVALVSDRFVVLAFFSQSLDSDFTFTLSAGRKECFYQTMKKDASLEIEYQVLDGAGLDVDFFISSPSGQVLFSDYHKSDGVHTSVSEKLIFFELILDNMETDEDPDDWKEYVHGTDILDMKLEDIMDTINNVKARLGKSLQIQTVLRAFEARDRNLQESNYDRVNFWSVVNVIGMMLISAVQVYLVRSLFEDKRKIRT is encoded by the exons ATGGAGGTAGTCCGGgtatttttgtgtgtcttgTCCGTGCTTGTTGCTCTAGTCTCGGATAGGTTTGTGGTACTAGCTTTCTTCTCTCAGTCTTTGGACAGCGACTTCACGTTCACTCTATCCGCTGGTCGCAAAGAGTGTTTCTACCAGACCATGAAGAAAGATGCCTCGCTGGAGATTGAATATCAG GTATTAGATGGCGCAGGTCTCGATGTAGAtttcttcatctcctctccttctgGCCAAGTGCTGTTCAGTGACTACCACAAATCAGATGGAGTGCACAC CTCCGTCTCTGAGAAGCTCATCTTCTTTGAGTTGATCCTGGACAACATGGAAACGGACGAAGACCCAGACGACTGGAAGGAGTATGTCCACGGAACAGACATCCTGGACATGAAGCTGGAAGACATTATG gACACCATCAACAACGTGAAGGCTCGGCTGGGCAAAAGTCTGCAGATCCAGACGGTGCTGCGGGCGTTTGAGGCTCGCGACAGAAACCTCCAGGAGAGTAACTATGACAGGGTGAACTTTTGGTCGGTTGTAAATGTCATTGGCATGATGTTGATATCGGCGGTTCAGGTCTATTTAGTCCGCTCACTGTTTGAAGATAAGAGGAAAATTCGTACATAA